In one Solanum dulcamara chromosome 1, daSolDulc1.2, whole genome shotgun sequence genomic region, the following are encoded:
- the LOC129892599 gene encoding uncharacterized protein LOC129892599, producing the protein MFVVASYSQEETLPYDQDHLFRAIQSQMLQFQHKAQSCRILPRVLYSRNIGSTIVVGVSPLVVTVVKAFQHGVFVEGCWLLLVSIAVAEWLLLLISCSHCCCFSHINKKRGRGKYKSKTVDIKTKYGGKINIIIPDDIDRAVGSGARDIVNYCGLIMRSSILFRDGNWQKIVLKHGEAMWYKVKRNPESGEKDTPDKVWEIQHTRKKDNGERVWLDPQSQQIHGQLQQLVVEQQSEEIEHPMTRDEILSSVLGERSGYVRGKGYGKKPPKKTQLHQSDIEASVSSAIESIRQEMQADMDRKLQEEREQMTADLKKNMKEDLQKKLEEEREHMKGEVDKMFQEQMAAIMTRMQQVLSLALLEYNKLLSSCRK; encoded by the exons GCAATCCAATCTCAGATGCTGCAATTCCAACACAAGGCTCAAAGTTGCAGGATACTTCCAAGAGTGCTGTACAGCAGAAATATTGGAAGTACAATTGTTGTTGGTGTGTCTCCTCTTGTTGTTACAGTTGTTAAAGCATTCCAG CATGGTGTATTTGTTGAAGGTTGCTGGTTGCTTCTGGTCTCTATTGCTGTTGCTGAGTGGCTGTTGCTGTTGATCAGTTGCAGTCACTGTTGCTGCT TTTCTCACATCAATAAAAAGAGAGGAAGAGGAAAATATAAATCTAAGACGGTTGATATTAAAACCAAGTACGGAGgaaaaatcaatataattatTCCAGATGACATTGATAGAGCTGTGGGTTCTGGTGCTAGAGATATTGTTAATTACTGTGGCTTGATCATGAGGAGCAGCATCTTATTTCGAGATGGAAATTGGCAAAAGATTGTTTTAAAACATGGAGAAGCAATGTGGTATAAGGTTAAG AGAAATCCTGAATCGGGAGAAAAAGACACACCAGATAAAGTCTGGGAGATTCAGCATACACGTAAAAAAGACAACGGAGAACGTGTATGGTTGGATCCGCAATCCCAACAGATTCAT ggtCAGCTTCAACAACTTGTTGTTGAACAACAATCTGAAGAGATCGAGCATCCCATGACTAGGGATGAGATTTTATCATCGGTTCTCGGTGAGAGATCAGGCTATGTTCGGGGAAAAGGATATGGAAAGAAGCCTCCTAAAAAGACTCAACTACATCAGTCAGACATAGAGGCAAGTGTATCTTCGGCAATAGAAAGTATTCGTCAAGAGATGCAAGCTGATATGGATCGAAAGTTACAAGAAGAACGTGAACAAATGACTGctgatttaaaaaagaatatgaaagaagattTGCAGAAAAAATTAGAAGAGGAGCGTGAACACATGAAAGGCGAGGTAGACAAGATGTTCCAAGAACAAATGGCTGCTATTATGACTAGAATGCAACAGGTACTTTCTCTTGCTCTTTtggaatataataaattgttaTCTTCGTGTAGAAAATAG